The Rhodopseudomonas palustris genome window below encodes:
- a CDS encoding PAS domain-containing protein, which yields MARPQVKPTGIECPFDEDELIVSKTDIKGHITYANDVFVRLAKFPRSEVIGAPHSLVRHPDMPRSIFKLLWDTIQAKKEIFAYVVNMASDGDHYWVFAHVTPTLDANRNVTGFHSNRRKPDRDQVTRIEALYRQLRDEENRHRNAKDGMLAGYALLMSMIKDRGVEYDEFVFSV from the coding sequence ATGGCTCGGCCCCAGGTGAAGCCGACGGGCATCGAATGCCCGTTCGACGAAGATGAATTGATCGTCTCCAAGACTGATATCAAAGGGCACATTACCTACGCCAACGACGTCTTCGTTCGTCTGGCGAAATTTCCGCGTTCGGAAGTGATCGGCGCGCCGCATTCGCTGGTGCGACACCCGGACATGCCGCGGTCGATCTTCAAGCTGCTGTGGGACACCATCCAGGCCAAGAAGGAGATCTTCGCCTATGTGGTGAACATGGCGAGCGACGGCGATCATTACTGGGTGTTCGCCCATGTCACGCCGACGCTCGATGCCAACCGCAACGTCACCGGCTTCCACTCCAATCGGCGCAAGCCCGATCGCGATCAGGTCACCCGGATCGAGGCGCTGTATCGGCAATTGCGCGACGAGGAGAACCGGCATCGCAACGCCAAGGACGGCATGCTGGCGGGCTACGCGTTGCTGATGAGCATGATCAAGGATCGGGGCGTCGAGTATGATGAGTTTGTCTTCTCTGTCTAA
- a CDS encoding phosphoserine transaminase — translation MTVAKPASRPNAPQFSSGPCAKRPGWSPENLKDAPLGRSHRAKVGKAKLKLAIDLTRDVLEVPADYKIGIVPASDTGAVEMALWSLLGPRPVTTLAWESFGDGWVGDITKELKLPNVTKLKAGYGEIPDLTKVDCNTDVVFTWNGTTSGVRVPNADWIKADREGLTICDATSAAFAQPLDWAKLDVVTFSWQKALGGEAAHGMLILSPRAVARLESYTPTWPMPKIFRLTKGGKLIEGIFQGETINTPSMLCVEDYIDALQWAKSVGGLKGLIARADANTKVLTDWQAKTPWVDFLAKDPAIRSNTSVCLKVVDPAITALSPEAQADFAKKLVAAVEKEGAGFDLGAYRDAPPGLRIWCGATVETADVQALTQWLDWAFETTKASLTQAA, via the coding sequence ATGACTGTAGCGAAGCCCGCTTCGCGGCCCAATGCGCCGCAATTCTCCTCCGGCCCCTGCGCGAAGCGCCCCGGCTGGTCCCCCGAAAATCTCAAGGACGCCCCGCTCGGCCGCTCGCATCGCGCGAAGGTCGGCAAGGCCAAGCTCAAGCTCGCGATCGACCTGACCCGCGACGTGCTTGAGGTCCCCGCCGACTACAAGATCGGCATCGTTCCGGCCTCCGACACCGGCGCCGTCGAAATGGCGCTGTGGTCGCTGCTCGGGCCGCGCCCGGTCACCACGCTGGCCTGGGAATCGTTCGGCGACGGCTGGGTCGGCGATATCACCAAGGAGCTGAAGCTCCCCAACGTCACCAAGCTCAAGGCTGGTTACGGCGAAATTCCCGACCTCACCAAGGTCGATTGCAACACCGACGTCGTCTTCACCTGGAACGGCACCACCTCGGGCGTCCGCGTTCCGAATGCCGACTGGATCAAGGCCGACCGTGAAGGCCTGACCATCTGCGACGCCACCTCGGCCGCCTTCGCGCAGCCGCTGGATTGGGCCAAGCTCGATGTCGTCACCTTCTCCTGGCAGAAGGCGCTCGGCGGCGAAGCCGCGCACGGCATGCTGATCCTGAGCCCGCGCGCTGTTGCTCGTCTCGAGAGCTACACACCGACTTGGCCGATGCCGAAGATCTTCCGCCTCACCAAGGGCGGCAAGCTGATCGAAGGTATCTTCCAGGGCGAGACCATCAACACCCCGTCGATGCTGTGCGTCGAGGACTACATCGACGCGCTGCAGTGGGCGAAGTCGGTGGGCGGCCTCAAGGGCCTGATCGCCCGTGCCGACGCCAACACCAAGGTGCTGACCGACTGGCAGGCGAAGACCCCGTGGGTCGACTTCCTCGCCAAGGATCCGGCGATCCGCTCCAACACCTCGGTCTGCCTCAAGGTGGTCGATCCCGCGATCACCGCGCTGTCTCCGGAAGCCCAGGCGGACTTTGCGAAAAAGCTGGTCGCGGCGGTCGAAAAGGAAGGCGCGGGCTTCGATCTCGGCGCCTATCGTGATGCCCCTCCCGGCCTGCGGATCTGGTGCGGCGCGACGGTTGAGACTGCCGACGTGCAGGCCCTGACGCAGTGGCTGGACTGGGCGTTCGAGACCACCAAGGCCTCGCTGACTCAGGCGGCCTGA
- a CDS encoding glutathione S-transferase family protein, which translates to MKIYGDLNSGNCLKVKWTCDRLSLPYEWIAIDTMKGETRTPAFLALNPAGQVPVVAFDDGRSLAQSNAVIRYLARGSDLIPADPWLEAKMDEWLFWEQYSHEPYIAVCRFQMVYLGKPASELDPDKVRRGHAALARMEQHLADSQFLAGERLSLADVALLAYTRMAEQGGFALKDYPAVRAWIAWAEAGLGLPAFRP; encoded by the coding sequence ATGAAGATCTACGGCGACCTCAACTCTGGTAACTGCCTGAAGGTGAAGTGGACTTGTGATCGGCTGAGTCTGCCTTATGAGTGGATCGCAATCGACACGATGAAGGGCGAGACCCGGACGCCGGCGTTCCTGGCGCTGAACCCGGCCGGGCAGGTGCCGGTGGTCGCGTTCGACGACGGCCGCTCGCTGGCGCAATCCAACGCCGTGATCCGCTATCTCGCTCGCGGCAGCGACCTGATCCCTGCCGATCCGTGGCTCGAGGCCAAGATGGACGAGTGGCTGTTCTGGGAGCAGTACAGCCACGAGCCCTATATCGCGGTGTGCCGCTTCCAGATGGTCTATCTCGGCAAGCCGGCCAGTGAGCTCGATCCGGACAAGGTTCGCCGCGGCCACGCCGCGTTGGCGCGGATGGAGCAGCATCTGGCAGATTCCCAGTTTCTTGCCGGCGAGAGGCTGTCGCTCGCCGATGTGGCGTTGCTGGCCTACACCCGGATGGCCGAGCAGGGCGGTTTCGCGCTGAAGGACTATCCAGCCGTTCGAGCCTGGATTGCCTGGGCCGAAGCCGGCCTCGGCCTGCCGGCCTTCCGTCCGTGA
- a CDS encoding GNAT family N-acetyltransferase: MSADPAVRIRPARRDDVFAIVAMLADDHLGAGREKLEDPLPESYYAAFDALERSPHIQMVVAEDHDGRVVGCLQLAVLPGLSSQGASRAIIEDVRVARDCRSRGIGELLVRWAIDEARRQGCKLVELFTHQSRVDAQRFYVRLGFQPSHVGMTMRF, translated from the coding sequence ATGAGCGCCGATCCCGCCGTCAGAATTCGTCCTGCGCGCCGGGACGATGTGTTCGCGATCGTGGCGATGCTGGCCGATGATCATCTCGGTGCCGGTCGCGAGAAGCTCGAAGACCCTCTGCCGGAGTCGTATTACGCCGCGTTCGACGCCCTGGAGCGCTCGCCGCATATTCAGATGGTGGTGGCTGAAGATCACGACGGCCGTGTCGTCGGCTGTCTGCAGCTTGCGGTGCTGCCGGGACTGAGTTCGCAGGGGGCGTCCCGAGCGATCATCGAGGACGTTCGTGTGGCCCGTGATTGCCGTAGCCGCGGCATCGGCGAACTGCTGGTACGCTGGGCGATTGATGAAGCGCGCCGCCAGGGCTGCAAACTGGTCGAATTGTTTACGCATCAGAGCCGTGTCGATGCACAGCGGTTCTACGTCCGCCTTGGATTTCAGCCGTCGCATGTCGGCATGACGATGCGGTTTTGA
- the serA gene encoding phosphoglycerate dehydrogenase, translating into MTAPKVLISDALSEAAVQIFKDRGIDVDFQPNLGKDKDKLAEIIGNYDGLAIRSATKATAKILEKANRLKVIGRAGIGVDNVEIPAATAKGIIVMNTPFGNSITTAEHAITMMLSLAREIPAADASTQAGKWEKNRFMGVEITAKTLGVIGCGNIGSIVADRALGLKMKVIAFDPFLSPERAKDLGVEKVELEDIFKRADFITLHTPLTDKTKNIIDAAAIAKMKKGVRIINCARGGLVDENALAEALKSGHVAGAAFDVFSEEPATKNVLFGLPNVICTPHLGASTTEAQENVALQVAEQMSDYLLTGAITNAINFPSITAEEAPKLKPFIELAEKLGSFAGQLTDTGITKVTITYEGEVAEMKIKALTSAVLSGLLRPMLGDINVVSAPVIAKERGMVVDEVVRAAESDYESLITLTVTTEKQERSVSGTVYADGKPRLVDIKGIRVDAEFGASMIYVTNEDKPGFIGKFASLLGDAKVNIATFNLGRHTEGGDAIALVTIDGQAPADVLEKVQALPQVKQVKALTF; encoded by the coding sequence ATGACCGCTCCCAAAGTCCTCATTTCCGACGCGCTGTCGGAAGCCGCCGTGCAGATCTTCAAGGATCGCGGCATCGACGTCGATTTCCAGCCGAACCTCGGCAAGGACAAAGACAAGCTCGCCGAGATCATCGGCAATTATGACGGCCTCGCGATCCGCTCCGCCACCAAGGCGACCGCGAAGATCCTCGAGAAGGCCAACCGTCTCAAGGTGATCGGCCGCGCCGGCATCGGCGTCGACAACGTCGAGATTCCCGCGGCGACCGCCAAGGGCATCATCGTGATGAACACCCCGTTCGGCAATTCGATCACCACCGCCGAGCACGCCATTACCATGATGCTGTCGCTGGCCCGTGAGATCCCTGCCGCCGACGCCTCGACCCAGGCCGGCAAGTGGGAAAAGAACCGCTTCATGGGCGTCGAAATCACCGCCAAGACCCTCGGCGTGATCGGCTGCGGCAACATCGGCTCGATCGTCGCCGACCGCGCCCTCGGCCTGAAGATGAAGGTGATCGCGTTCGATCCGTTCCTGTCGCCGGAGCGCGCCAAGGATCTCGGCGTCGAGAAGGTCGAGCTCGAAGACATCTTCAAGCGTGCCGACTTCATCACCCTGCACACCCCGCTCACCGACAAGACCAAGAACATCATCGACGCGGCTGCGATCGCCAAGATGAAGAAGGGCGTCCGCATCATCAATTGCGCCCGCGGCGGTCTGGTCGACGAGAATGCCCTCGCCGAAGCCCTGAAGTCCGGTCACGTTGCCGGCGCGGCGTTCGACGTGTTCTCCGAAGAGCCGGCCACCAAGAACGTGCTGTTCGGCCTGCCGAACGTGATCTGCACCCCGCATCTCGGCGCCTCGACGACGGAAGCGCAGGAGAACGTCGCGCTGCAGGTCGCCGAGCAGATGAGCGACTACCTGCTGACCGGCGCGATCACCAACGCGATCAACTTCCCGTCGATCACCGCGGAAGAAGCCCCGAAGCTGAAGCCGTTCATCGAACTGGCCGAAAAGCTCGGCTCGTTCGCCGGCCAGCTCACCGACACCGGCATCACCAAGGTCACCATCACCTATGAGGGTGAAGTGGCCGAGATGAAGATCAAGGCGCTGACCTCGGCGGTTCTGTCGGGCCTGCTGCGTCCGATGCTGGGCGACATCAACGTCGTTTCGGCGCCGGTGATCGCCAAGGAGCGCGGCATGGTGGTGGACGAAGTCGTCCGCGCCGCCGAGAGCGACTATGAGAGCCTGATCACTCTGACGGTGACCACCGAGAAGCAGGAGCGTTCGGTGTCCGGCACGGTCTATGCCGACGGCAAGCCGCGCCTGGTCGACATCAAGGGCATCCGCGTCGACGCCGAATTCGGTGCCTCGATGATCTACGTCACCAACGAGGACAAGCCGGGCTTCATCGGCAAGTTCGCCAGCCTGCTCGGCGACGCCAAGGTCAACATCGCGACCTTCAACCTCGGCCGTCACACCGAAGGCGGCGACGCCATCGCGCTGGTGACGATCGACGGTCAGGCTCCGGCCGACGTGCTGGAGAAGGTCCAGGCGCTGCCGCAGGTCAAGCAGGTCAAGGCCCTGACGTTCTGA
- a CDS encoding methyl-accepting chemotaxis protein: protein MKFTNLRISPKLGILVAVAMLGLVASGLFAASMLQREMSNERFEQTKALVESALNMAMGLEKQVAAGKLTKEQAIAEFQQRAQSMTYDGTNGYFFAYKMDGSVVVMSDPKMIGTNRLDVETGGRKIVRELRDGVAAKGDVTLIYEFMKPGSTELLRKVSYAAVIPGWDMFVGTGVYLQDINAKLKPLLTWLGVVIVGIGVVCALVAWLISRSITQPLGVLGTRMTSLAEGQLDAPIPGVDRGDEIGAMAKTVQVFKDNAIRIRGLEQQEQEAQRRAAAERSALMQSIADDFERSVNGVVRSVADATRYMQNTAQSMTSTAADASTRAAAVGAASDSASGMVGTVASASEQLSSSVQEISRQVDQSRSVASKAVSDAEETNGTVMQLSVSAEKIGEVVQLIHSIASQTNLLALNATIEAARAGESGRGFAVVASEVKALASQTAKATEEISAQVAAMQSSTASAVQSIGGITATIGEINKITVAIATAVEQQGAATQEIARNIQSVAAGSSEISDHIGGVSSAAQATGDAASEVLSHARALDSQSGALQSAVDDFLRKIRAA from the coding sequence GTGAAGTTCACCAATCTGCGGATCTCGCCGAAGCTGGGCATCCTGGTCGCCGTCGCGATGCTCGGCCTGGTGGCGTCCGGCCTGTTTGCGGCGTCGATGCTGCAACGTGAAATGAGCAACGAGCGGTTCGAGCAGACCAAGGCGCTGGTCGAAAGCGCGCTGAATATGGCGATGGGGCTGGAGAAGCAGGTCGCGGCCGGCAAGCTCACCAAGGAGCAGGCGATCGCCGAATTCCAGCAGCGCGCCCAGAGTATGACCTACGACGGCACTAACGGTTACTTCTTCGCCTACAAAATGGACGGCTCGGTGGTCGTAATGTCCGATCCGAAAATGATCGGCACCAACCGGCTCGACGTCGAGACCGGCGGCCGTAAGATCGTGCGCGAACTGCGCGATGGCGTCGCCGCCAAGGGCGACGTGACGCTGATCTACGAATTCATGAAGCCCGGCAGCACCGAGCTGCTCCGCAAGGTGTCGTATGCCGCCGTAATCCCCGGCTGGGACATGTTCGTCGGCACCGGCGTGTATTTGCAGGACATCAACGCCAAGCTGAAGCCGCTTCTGACCTGGCTCGGCGTCGTCATCGTCGGCATCGGCGTGGTGTGTGCCCTGGTCGCGTGGCTGATCAGCCGCAGCATCACTCAGCCGCTCGGCGTGCTCGGCACCCGCATGACTTCGCTGGCCGAAGGCCAGCTCGACGCACCGATCCCCGGCGTCGACCGCGGCGACGAAATCGGCGCGATGGCCAAGACCGTGCAGGTGTTCAAGGACAACGCGATCCGGATCCGCGGGCTCGAACAGCAGGAGCAGGAGGCGCAGCGCCGCGCCGCGGCCGAGCGCAGCGCGCTGATGCAGAGCATCGCCGACGATTTCGAACGCAGCGTCAACGGCGTGGTGCGGAGCGTGGCCGATGCCACGCGCTACATGCAGAACACCGCGCAGTCGATGACCTCGACCGCGGCCGATGCCTCGACGCGTGCAGCGGCGGTTGGTGCGGCGTCAGATTCGGCATCCGGCATGGTCGGCACCGTGGCGTCGGCCTCCGAGCAGCTCTCGAGTTCGGTGCAGGAAATTTCCCGTCAGGTCGATCAGTCGCGCTCGGTCGCGAGCAAGGCGGTGAGCGACGCCGAGGAGACCAACGGGACGGTGATGCAGCTGTCGGTCAGCGCCGAGAAGATCGGCGAAGTCGTGCAGCTGATTCACTCGATCGCGTCGCAAACCAATCTGCTGGCGCTGAACGCCACGATCGAGGCCGCCCGCGCCGGCGAGTCCGGCCGCGGCTTTGCGGTGGTGGCGAGTGAAGTGAAGGCGCTGGCGAGCCAGACCGCGAAAGCGACTGAAGAAATCTCTGCGCAGGTCGCGGCGATGCAGTCCTCGACCGCGAGTGCGGTGCAGTCGATCGGCGGCATCACCGCGACGATCGGCGAGATCAACAAGATCACCGTGGCGATTGCGACGGCGGTCGAGCAGCAGGGGGCTGCAACGCAGGAAATCGCCCGCAACATTCAGTCGGTTGCGGCCGGTTCGAGCGAGATCAGCGATCACATCGGCGGTGTCAGTTCCGCCGCCCAGGCGACCGGCGACGCGGCTTCGGAAGTACTTTCGCATGCCCGGGCGCTCGACAGCCAGTCTGGTGCACTGCAATCGGCGGTCGACGACTTCCTCCGCAAGATTCGCGCCGCCTGA
- a CDS encoding esterase-like activity of phytase family protein — MRKLLLGSVAVFALATSAALAQSEGEFPATLAGHAVLSAASFVDAPADAPADLKTSGKYTTGQRVEAQGSVMGKSNGRPTGVSVPFKGQPLQGHSGIKAMPDGTFWVLTDNGFGSRYNSADSMLYLDNYKIDWATGTVDRKQTVFLHDPDEKVPFRIVHEDTDKRYLTGADFDTEGFQIIGDRFWIGDEFGPYIIEADLTGKIIGVYESMADGKPIKSPDHWSVQSPGAPGATYTGVNLKRSKGYEGFAASKDGKFLYGLLEGPLWDADKKDWEKVDGKEASRILEFDVAQKKFTGRSWHYVFEQNGNAIGDFNMIDATHGLVIERDNGEGTKDKACPEGKTGTDCFNDLAKFKRVYKIELTDANAGKPVNKIGFIDLMKIRDPDKKAKKPLTDGVLAFPFFTIENVDKVDDRHIIVGNDNNLPFSSSRDPNKADDNEFVLLEVADFLKAK, encoded by the coding sequence ATGCGAAAACTACTGCTCGGTTCGGTCGCGGTCTTTGCGCTGGCGACGTCCGCCGCGCTGGCGCAATCCGAAGGCGAATTTCCCGCCACCCTCGCCGGCCATGCGGTGCTGTCGGCGGCCTCGTTCGTCGACGCGCCCGCCGATGCGCCGGCCGATCTGAAGACCTCGGGCAAGTACACCACCGGGCAGCGCGTCGAAGCGCAGGGCAGCGTGATGGGCAAGTCCAACGGCCGTCCGACCGGCGTGTCGGTGCCGTTCAAGGGCCAGCCGCTGCAGGGCCATTCCGGCATCAAGGCGATGCCGGACGGCACCTTCTGGGTGCTGACCGACAACGGCTTCGGCTCGCGCTACAACTCGGCCGACTCGATGCTGTATCTCGACAACTACAAGATCGACTGGGCGACCGGCACGGTCGACCGCAAGCAGACCGTATTCCTGCACGATCCGGACGAGAAGGTGCCGTTCCGCATCGTCCACGAAGACACCGACAAGCGCTATCTGACCGGCGCGGACTTCGACACCGAAGGCTTCCAGATCATCGGCGACCGGTTCTGGATCGGAGACGAGTTCGGCCCCTACATCATCGAAGCCGACCTGACCGGCAAGATCATCGGCGTCTATGAGAGCATGGCCGACGGCAAGCCGATCAAGTCGCCGGATCATTGGTCGGTGCAGTCGCCCGGCGCGCCGGGCGCGACCTACACCGGCGTCAATCTCAAGCGCTCCAAGGGCTACGAAGGCTTCGCCGCCTCCAAGGACGGCAAGTTCCTGTACGGCCTGCTCGAAGGCCCGCTGTGGGACGCCGACAAGAAGGACTGGGAAAAGGTCGACGGCAAGGAAGCCTCGCGCATCCTCGAATTCGACGTCGCGCAGAAGAAGTTCACCGGCCGCTCCTGGCATTACGTGTTCGAGCAGAACGGCAACGCGATCGGCGACTTCAACATGATCGACGCCACCCACGGCCTCGTCATCGAGCGTGACAACGGCGAAGGCACCAAGGACAAGGCCTGCCCCGAAGGCAAGACCGGCACCGACTGCTTCAACGATCTCGCCAAGTTCAAGCGCGTCTACAAGATCGAGCTGACCGATGCGAACGCCGGCAAGCCGGTGAACAAGATCGGCTTCATCGACCTGATGAAGATCCGCGATCCGGACAAGAAGGCGAAGAAGCCGCTGACCGACGGCGTGCTGGCGTTCCCGTTCTTCACCATCGAGAACGTCGACAAGGTCGACGACCGCCACATCATCGTCGGCAACGACAACAACCTGCCGTTCTCGTCGAGCCGCGACCCGAACAAGGCCGACGACAACGAGTTCGTCCTGCTCGAAGTCGCCGACTTCCTGAAGGCGAAGTAA
- a CDS encoding methyl-accepting chemotaxis protein — protein MKFSNLRITPKLGLLVAGTLIGLCVAGILAGVMMQREMLNARYEQAKAITEMGRNLAIGLQKKVEAGELTKEQAIAQFARDAALLTYDNGQGYLFAYTMDGVTIATPDKKAVGTNRMNTPTGDRYLVRELRDGVAAKGDVTLYYDFRRPGTEENIRKMSYGLAIPGWDMFVGTGAYLDDLDAKLKPIFWTLGGAILAIAIAAGLFAVLIARGITRPLAKLGAGMDSLAHGELEQPIPGIERGDEVGEMAKTVQVFKDNALRIRDLERAEEAAKEHAEAERRAAMERLADEFEHSVNGVVQSVATATSGMQQTAQSMTATATDASARAATVSSASANASNNVSTVASAAEELSASVTEISRQVEQSREIAGKAVDDAALTNQTVKLLATGAEKIGEVVQLIHSIASQTNLLALNATIEAARAGESGRGFAVVASEVKALASQTAKATEEISAQVAAMQSSTNDAVQSIGGITATIAQMSEITMAISTAVEQQGAATREIARNIQSVAAGSTEISMHIGGVTEAASATGSAAGQVLANARELDAQSGELRRAVDDFLGKVRAA, from the coding sequence GTGAAGTTCAGTAATCTTCGAATTACTCCGAAGCTGGGCCTGCTGGTCGCAGGTACCCTGATCGGCTTGTGCGTGGCCGGCATCCTCGCCGGTGTAATGATGCAGCGTGAGATGCTCAACGCGCGGTATGAGCAGGCCAAGGCCATCACCGAGATGGGGCGCAATCTCGCGATCGGCCTGCAGAAGAAGGTCGAGGCCGGAGAGCTCACCAAGGAGCAGGCGATCGCGCAGTTTGCCCGCGATGCGGCGCTGCTGACCTACGACAACGGCCAGGGCTATCTGTTCGCCTACACCATGGACGGCGTCACCATCGCCACCCCGGACAAGAAGGCGGTCGGCACCAACCGGATGAACACGCCGACCGGCGACCGCTATCTGGTGCGCGAGCTGCGTGACGGCGTCGCCGCCAAGGGCGACGTCACCCTGTATTACGATTTCCGCCGGCCCGGGACCGAGGAGAACATCCGCAAGATGTCCTACGGCCTGGCGATTCCCGGCTGGGACATGTTCGTCGGCACCGGCGCCTATCTCGACGATCTCGACGCCAAGCTGAAGCCGATCTTCTGGACGCTGGGCGGCGCCATCCTCGCGATTGCAATCGCTGCCGGCCTGTTCGCGGTGTTGATCGCCCGCGGTATCACCCGTCCGCTGGCCAAGCTCGGCGCCGGGATGGATTCGCTGGCGCATGGCGAGCTGGAGCAGCCGATCCCCGGCATCGAACGCGGCGACGAGGTCGGCGAGATGGCCAAGACCGTGCAGGTGTTCAAGGACAATGCGCTGCGGATTCGCGACCTGGAGCGCGCCGAAGAAGCCGCCAAGGAGCACGCCGAAGCCGAGCGCCGCGCCGCGATGGAGCGGCTTGCCGACGAGTTCGAGCACAGCGTCAACGGCGTGGTGCAGTCGGTCGCCACTGCGACCTCCGGCATGCAGCAGACCGCGCAGTCGATGACCGCGACTGCGACCGACGCCAGCGCCCGCGCTGCGACGGTGTCGTCGGCCTCGGCCAACGCCTCCAACAACGTCAGCACGGTGGCATCCGCGGCCGAAGAGCTGTCGGCCTCGGTCACCGAGATCTCGCGCCAGGTCGAACAGTCGCGGGAGATCGCCGGCAAGGCGGTCGACGATGCCGCGCTGACCAACCAGACCGTCAAGCTGCTGGCGACCGGCGCCGAGAAGATCGGCGAGGTGGTGCAACTGATCCACTCGATCGCGTCGCAGACCAATCTGCTCGCGCTCAACGCCACCATCGAAGCCGCCCGCGCCGGCGAATCCGGCCGCGGCTTTGCGGTGGTCGCGAGCGAAGTGAAGGCGCTGGCCAGCCAGACCGCCAAGGCGACCGAAGAAATCTCCGCGCAGGTCGCGGCGATGCAGTCCTCGACCAACGACGCGGTGCAGTCGATCGGCGGCATCACCGCGACGATTGCGCAGATGAGCGAGATCACCATGGCGATCTCGACCGCGGTCGAACAGCAGGGTGCGGCGACTCGCGAGATCGCCCGCAACATCCAGTCGGTTGCGGCCGGATCGACCGAGATCAGCATGCATATCGGCGGCGTCACCGAAGCGGCCAGCGCCACTGGCTCGGCCGCCGGCCAGGTGCTCGCCAATGCCCGTGAACTCGACGCCCAGTCCGGCGAACTTCGCCGCGCGGTCGACGACTTCCTCGGCAAGGTCCGCGCCGCCTGA
- a CDS encoding methyl-accepting chemotaxis protein: MMSLSSLSKAMIAVAGAAVVMLGLAAARILIGPLGSVVEIVGLLLGLGSIGVAAWLLHGAAGAVGEIAAVAESAAHGDLEARVQGRRDGGDIGKAQAGVNNMLDIVDAFVREASASMDYVSQGKTFRKVLTRGLPGSFKVASTTINNATGVMDRRVRDVAKEAQCFAAGMDNVASMLVTASTGLKGDAGAMANAAEETSRQSVSVASGAEQASANVQTVASAAEELTASIAEISRQIQHSTTSTHQAVDEAAQTTDKIRQLADAAQRIGDVVKLINAVAAQTNLLALNATIEAARAGESGRGFAVVAAEVKALASQTAKATEEITARIGEMQSITEESVGAVEAISRRISEINEVSTSIASAVEEQGAATREIASNVQQASAGTALVSSNVVGISHAADDAGKIAVRVNGVSGEIAGQVDRLRNEVQRFISQVA, translated from the coding sequence ATGATGAGTTTGTCTTCTCTGTCTAAGGCGATGATCGCGGTCGCCGGTGCCGCCGTGGTCATGCTCGGCTTGGCCGCGGCGCGTATCCTGATCGGACCGCTCGGCTCGGTCGTGGAGATCGTCGGATTGCTGCTCGGTCTCGGCTCGATCGGTGTCGCGGCGTGGCTGCTGCATGGGGCCGCAGGCGCGGTCGGCGAGATTGCTGCAGTGGCCGAAAGTGCCGCGCATGGCGATCTCGAAGCGCGGGTGCAAGGGCGTCGCGACGGCGGTGACATCGGCAAGGCGCAGGCCGGCGTCAACAACATGCTCGACATCGTCGACGCCTTCGTTCGGGAGGCTTCGGCCTCGATGGACTACGTCAGCCAGGGCAAGACGTTCCGCAAGGTGCTGACGCGCGGATTGCCCGGATCGTTCAAGGTGGCGTCGACCACGATCAACAATGCCACCGGCGTGATGGATCGCCGGGTGCGCGACGTTGCCAAGGAAGCGCAGTGCTTTGCGGCCGGCATGGACAATGTCGCCAGTATGCTGGTCACCGCGTCGACCGGCCTGAAGGGCGATGCCGGCGCGATGGCCAATGCGGCCGAAGAGACCAGCCGCCAATCGGTGAGCGTTGCGTCCGGTGCCGAGCAGGCCTCCGCCAACGTCCAGACGGTCGCCAGCGCGGCGGAGGAACTCACCGCTTCGATCGCCGAGATCTCGCGGCAGATCCAGCACTCGACCACCAGCACCCATCAGGCGGTCGATGAGGCCGCGCAGACCACTGACAAGATTCGGCAACTGGCCGATGCGGCACAGCGGATCGGCGACGTCGTCAAGCTGATCAACGCAGTCGCGGCGCAGACCAACCTGCTCGCGCTCAACGCCACGATCGAGGCGGCGCGCGCCGGCGAATCCGGGCGTGGCTTCGCCGTCGTGGCGGCCGAGGTGAAGGCGCTTGCCAGCCAGACCGCCAAGGCGACCGAGGAAATCACCGCGCGGATCGGCGAGATGCAGTCGATCACGGAGGAGTCCGTGGGGGCCGTCGAGGCGATCAGCCGCCGCATTAGCGAGATCAACGAGGTGAGTACATCGATCGCCTCTGCAGTGGAGGAGCAGGGCGCCGCTACGCGCGAGATCGCCAGCAACGTACAACAGGCTTCGGCCGGCACCGCGCTGGTGTCGTCGAACGTCGTTGGTATCAGCCATGCCGCCGACGATGCCGGCAAGATCGCGGTACGGGTCAACGGCGTCTCGGGCGAGATCGCCGGCCAGGTCGATCGACTACGGAACGAAGTGCAGCGCTTCATCTCACAAGTCGCCTGA